GGTTTCCATGGTGCATCGGCCCGGATACCTCTTGCAGGACCATGTTCAAGGGGCCAGGCTGGCCATCCTGCCGCTGGGTTCCATCGAATACCATGGCCCTTCGGGCCCCCTGCTGACCGACAGCATCATCGCCCGGGGACTGGCGGAGCGGCTGGCCCCACAAGTCGGAGCTTCGCTGCTGCCGGTGCTCAACTATACCCATTCCCCGGCCCATTCGGCGGCGTTCAAAGGAACCATATCGACGCGTCCCGAAGTGGTCACCGAGTTGCTGACCGATATCTTGAGGGGGCTGGTGGAGGCCGGCTTCGACAAGGTCCTGGTGCTCAACGGGCACGACGGCAACATCGGCCCCGCCCGGGCGGCTATCTCGGTGGTGACCAACCAGGCCAAGCACACTCAGATGGCGCTGGTCAGTTGGTGGGAGACGCTTCCGGGAGAGGAAGTGGAGGCCATGGAACTCTTCACCTCGGGCAACGGCGGGCATGGTCACGGCGGTCCGCTGGAACTGTCGGTGGCGGCGGTGTTCGCTCCCCATTCGGTGGAGCCGGGCAGGGGGCCTGATCTGCCGGCCCTGCAAGGCCAGGCGTCTTTCCCCTACTATTTGGAGAAGAGCGACGTCACCGGCTGGCCGGGCTATTCCGGCAAGCTGAGCGAGATCTCGGCCGAGAAAGGCGAACGGCTGGTCGGGGTGTCGCTGAGCAAGTTGGCCGCTTTCGTCGGAAACTGGCTCAAGAACGACAAACAGCCCGGCAGTTGGTAGCCGCCTATGCTTCACGTCAGGACGCTTTTTTTCCTCGCTGCGCTGGGCACGGCAGCCCCGTTCTTTGCAGCCGCCGGCTCTGCCAAAGCGGTCTTTCAAGAGGGGGCGGCTGAAGCGGGGCTTGAGTTTCGCCTCATCAGCGGCACTCCCGAAAAAAAGTACATCGTAGAGGCCAATTCGGCAGGGGTGTGTCTCTTCGACTTCGACGACGACGGCCTGCTCGACATCTTTCTGGTCAACGGCGGGCGCCTGGAAGCCTTCCGCAAGGCTGAGCCTTCCGGCCTCAGTCACGCCCTTTACCGCAACCTGGGCGCACGGCGCTTTCGCGACGTGACAGCCCAAGCGGGAGTGGCCGGGAACGGCGCTTGGGGCATGGGATGCTCGGTGGGCGACGCCGACAACGACGGGCGGCTCGACCTCTACGTCACCGCCTACGGCTCCAACATGCTTTTCCGAAACCTGGGGGACGGCACCTTTCGCGACGTCACCCAGGACTCGGGAAGCGACGATCGGCGTTGGTCGACCGGTTCGGCCTGGGCCGACTTTGACGGGGACGGCGATCTCGACCTCTTCGTGGCCAACTACATCGAGTTGGACCGCGACAACCTGCCCCAGCCCGGCGATCCCCGCTACGGTTCCATGGGAGGCGGTCAGTTGGGCTGCCAGTACCTGGGTCTGAAGGTGATGTGCGGTCCGCGGGGACTGCGGGGAGCCGGCGATTCCTTTTTCGTCAATCAGGGCGACGGAACCTTCCGCGAGCGCTCGCGCGAGTTGGGCCTGCATGACCCCCAGGGCTACTACGGACTGGGCGTCCTGTGGAGCGATTTCGACCTGGACGGAGACCTCGATCTCTACGTGGCCAACGACTCCACGCCCAACCAGCTTTACCTCAACCAGGGCGAGGGGAAGCTGGTCGAGACGGGACTGCTGTCGGGCGCGGCCTTCGGAGAGCAGGGGCAGGAGCAGGCGGGCATGGGAGTGGCCGCCGCCGACTACCGCAACTCGGGACTCTTTTCTCTTTACGTGACCAATTTCTCCGAGGAATACAACACCCTCTACCGCAACGACGAGCAGGGCAACTTCACCGACATCACCTCCTCCTCGGGATTGCTGGTGCCGTCCCTGCCCTACGTGGGATGGGGAACCGTCTTCTTCGACTACGACAACGACGGGCGGGTGGACCTTTTCGTCGCTAACGGGCACGTGTTTCCCCAGATCGATAAGGCCCAGTCTTCCTCCAGCGCGGGGTACGCCCAGCGCAACCTGCTCTTCCGCAACCTGGGAGAGGGACGCTTTGAAGAAGTCGGACTGGAGGCCGGCTTGACCCAGGAACTGGTGAGCCGGGGAGCGGCGGCGGGCGATCTGGACAACGACGGCGCCCTCGACCTGGTGGTCAACAACCTCGACGCAGGACCTTCGCTGCTCTGGAACTCGAGGGCTTCCGGCGGCCATTACCTCAGCCTCAAGCTCAAGTCCAGGACCGTCCCCAGCGCCATCGGGGCGCGCGTCCGCTTGCGGACCGATCAAGGATGGCAGATGCAGGAGGTGCGCAGCGGGGGGAGCTATCTGTCCCAGAACGACTTGCGCCTGCACTTCGGACTGGGATCCGCCACCCTGGTTTCGCGCCTCGAGATCCGCTGGCCGGACGGCAAGCAGACGGTGTTGACCGACGTGGCTGTTGATCAGAGGCTGGAAGTCCATCAGGAATAGGCCGCAGCCGCAGCGATCAAGTTCCCGGCGTCCCTTGGTCTCCATCGTTCTGGAAGGGCCAGGCGTCGGCATAGTACGCCCACAGCATGTAGATTCCCACGCCTCCAGCCAGTACCCCGAAAGCCAGCACAACCGTCCTGGTCCCCGTCGAGAACACCACCAGCAGCCACAGGGTGGCGGCCACGATGCTGGGAATCGGGTAAAGCCACATCTTGAAGGGACGCTTGATGTCGGGGCGGTTGCGCCGCACCAGGGTCACGGCCAGGATCTGGCTGAGGAAGAGGATGAGCGTCTGGATGCTCATCAGGCTCTCGATGATTTCGCTCAGTTCCAGGAAGCACCAGAAGACCGAGAATCCTCCCAGCACCAGCAGCGAGACATGGGGGAAACGCTTGACGGGATGCAGCTTGGCGAAGACCGAAAAGAAGCGCCCGTCCTTGGCGGCGGCATAGGGGATGCGCGAGTAGCCCAGCAGAAGGGCGAAGATGGAGGCGAACGAAGCGCCCAGGATGAGCACCGTGATGAGTTGGGCGGCCCAGTCGCCGTAGATGATCTGCATGTAGTCGGAGACGATGTGCTTGGTTGCAATGGCCTCCTGCCAGGGCACCACTCCGATGAGCGAGATGTTGAGGAGCACGTAAAGGGTGGCGACGACCAGGATGGAGACGATGACGGCCAGGGGAATGTTGCGGCTGGGGCGCTGCACCTCGCCTCCCAGAAAGCAGACGTTGTTGTAGCCGCCGTAGCCGTAAATGGCGATCAGGGCCGCCCCCCCCAGTCCGTTGAAGAATCCCCAGGAGAAGCTGAAGGCGTCGGGAGGGATGTCGAAGAGCAACTCGGTACTCATCACCGGCCAGCCCGAGACGATAACCCAGAGGATGCTGCCCACCACGATGATCATGAGCAGGAACGACACTTTGCCGATGGTGCGGATTCCCCGGTAGAGGGCGAAGGTGACGCCCGCGCACAGGGCCACGGCGATCATCTTGGTGCCCAGCTCGGACATTTCGGGAAAGAAGAAGCGCGAGTATTCGGCGAAGCCCACGGCTCCCGTAGCCACCGAGAGGGGCGCCGTGAAGAAGATCATCCAGACGAAGAGGAACGACATCATCTGGCCCGCCTTCTTGGGGTTGTAGGCTTCGCGCAGGTAGATGTAGGAGCCTCCGGCGCCGGGCATGGCGGCGCCCAGTTCGGCCCACACCAGACCGTCGCAAATGGCCAGCACGGCCCCGGCGGCCCATCCCAGCATGGCATGGGGACCGCCCATGGCCGCCAGCAGGAAGGGAATGGTGATGAAGGGACCGATGCCCAGCATCTCGACGATGTTGGCCGAAGTTGCCTCCTTGAGTCCCAATCCGCGTATCAGTCCGTCGTCGTTCTCAGTGGGCCGTGTCTGTTCGTCGTTCATAGCCTCCGCTTTCTGACCGCTTTTCCCAGGAAGAGGGTGGGGAATCCGGCGCCGGGCGGCAGCGTATCAAGAAAAACCCGCAGGAGCGGCGTCCGCCGTGTCGGCAACGCC
The genomic region above belongs to Acidobacteriota bacterium and contains:
- a CDS encoding creatininase family protein, translated to MNKDIFRKHVPPALTLLLLIGALGSQAAVAQPQDPDSVSMVHRPGYLLQDHVQGARLAILPLGSIEYHGPSGPLLTDSIIARGLAERLAPQVGASLLPVLNYTHSPAHSAAFKGTISTRPEVVTELLTDILRGLVEAGFDKVLVLNGHDGNIGPARAAISVVTNQAKHTQMALVSWWETLPGEEVEAMELFTSGNGGHGHGGPLELSVAAVFAPHSVEPGRGPDLPALQGQASFPYYLEKSDVTGWPGYSGKLSEISAEKGERLVGVSLSKLAAFVGNWLKNDKQPGSW
- a CDS encoding CRTAC1 family protein; protein product: MLHVRTLFFLAALGTAAPFFAAAGSAKAVFQEGAAEAGLEFRLISGTPEKKYIVEANSAGVCLFDFDDDGLLDIFLVNGGRLEAFRKAEPSGLSHALYRNLGARRFRDVTAQAGVAGNGAWGMGCSVGDADNDGRLDLYVTAYGSNMLFRNLGDGTFRDVTQDSGSDDRRWSTGSAWADFDGDGDLDLFVANYIELDRDNLPQPGDPRYGSMGGGQLGCQYLGLKVMCGPRGLRGAGDSFFVNQGDGTFRERSRELGLHDPQGYYGLGVLWSDFDLDGDLDLYVANDSTPNQLYLNQGEGKLVETGLLSGAAFGEQGQEQAGMGVAAADYRNSGLFSLYVTNFSEEYNTLYRNDEQGNFTDITSSSGLLVPSLPYVGWGTVFFDYDNDGRVDLFVANGHVFPQIDKAQSSSSAGYAQRNLLFRNLGEGRFEEVGLEAGLTQELVSRGAAAGDLDNDGALDLVVNNLDAGPSLLWNSRASGGHYLSLKLKSRTVPSAIGARVRLRTDQGWQMQEVRSGGSYLSQNDLRLHFGLGSATLVSRLEIRWPDGKQTVLTDVAVDQRLEVHQE
- a CDS encoding APC family permease; this encodes MNDEQTRPTENDDGLIRGLGLKEATSANIVEMLGIGPFITIPFLLAAMGGPHAMLGWAAGAVLAICDGLVWAELGAAMPGAGGSYIYLREAYNPKKAGQMMSFLFVWMIFFTAPLSVATGAVGFAEYSRFFFPEMSELGTKMIAVALCAGVTFALYRGIRTIGKVSFLLMIIVVGSILWVIVSGWPVMSTELLFDIPPDAFSFSWGFFNGLGGAALIAIYGYGGYNNVCFLGGEVQRPSRNIPLAVIVSILVVATLYVLLNISLIGVVPWQEAIATKHIVSDYMQIIYGDWAAQLITVLILGASFASIFALLLGYSRIPYAAAKDGRFFSVFAKLHPVKRFPHVSLLVLGGFSVFWCFLELSEIIESLMSIQTLILFLSQILAVTLVRRNRPDIKRPFKMWLYPIPSIVAATLWLLVVFSTGTRTVVLAFGVLAGGVGIYMLWAYYADAWPFQNDGDQGTPGT